One Paramisgurnus dabryanus chromosome 10, PD_genome_1.1, whole genome shotgun sequence genomic region harbors:
- the vps51 gene encoding vacuolar protein sorting-associated protein 51 homolog, whose protein sequence is MSSATTPPDSDPTRRRRVHSMLKVYYGLNEEGKATEQAESLDPCDINGPHFDPEIYLNKLRQECSLGELMDHESCMVKQIRSLDSDMQTLVYENYNKFISATDTIRKMKNDFKKMEDEMDCLSANMAAITEFSACISGTLQNQHAQITKLSGVHTLLRKLQFLFELPARLNKCLELQAYAQAVSSHRKARCVLQQYSHMPSFRGIQDDCHVIMEQLAQQLRQKFRDGGSSAKDLSECVELLLQLDEPAEELCDKFLSHAQSRLEVDLQGLEAELKDSPIPDTGFAQKPGPGSNPVSPSSTANPFLSPSAGTDILEFIDRGCNEFVSNVCLVIASYQELFINRPQESELASKNIPEMANGKLHVFVDTLAARYFSLVERRIQEEKGVGDNSLLVRALDRFHRRLQAISKLLPGSAVPSQGTEIVVRAARERIKQYLSALQTFYHGSLTDVRQALAAPRLSVGGASSSGGGALGGGAASKDAQPNLSELLSSLSNFILNQLKSVLASVHLFTAKDITFSNKPYFKGEFCSQGVREGLVVSFIKFICQSSRQYCESAGDRGGSTPPALLLLLSRLCLDFETSTISYILTLTDEQFLVQHHTPVTPVTALCAEAREAAQKLLNHYVKVQGLIISQMLRKSVETRDWVNTIEPRNVRAVMKRVVEDTTSIDVQVGLLYEEGVRKAHSSDSSKRTFSVYSSSRQQIRYAPSYTPSAPMDTNLLSNIHKLFSERIDIFSPVEFNKVSVLTGIIKISLKTFLECVRLRTFGRYGLQQIQVDCHYLQMYLWRFVSDENLVHFLLDEIVGSAAHRCLDPSPMEQSVIEVICERG, encoded by the exons ATGAGTTCAGCAACAACCCCACCTGATTCGGACCCCACCCGGCGTCGGAGGGTTCACAGTATGCTGAAGGTTTACTACGGCCTGAATGAGGAAGGAAAAGCCACGGAACAAGCCGAATCTCTGGATCCCTGCGATATCAATGGGCCGCATTTCGACCCCgagatttatttaaataag TTGAGGCAGGAATGTTCTCTGGGTGAGCTGATGGACCATGAGAGCTGCATGGTGAAACAGATCAGATCTCTGGACAGTGACATGCAAACCCTGGTTTATGAAAACTACAACAAGTTCATCTCTGCCACAG ATACAATCAGGAAAATGAAGAACGACTTCAAGAAGATGGAAGATGAGATGGACTGTTTGTCGGCTAACATGGCCGCCATCACAGAGTTCAGTGCCTGCATCAGTGGCACCCTGCAGAACCAGCATGCACAGATCACCAAACTGTCAG GTGTTCACACGCTCCTCCGTAAGCTGCAGTTTTTGTTTGAGCTGCCAGCTAGACTCAATAAGTGTCTGGAGCTGCAGGCCTATGCCCAAGCAGTCAGTTCCCACCGCAAGGCGCGCTGTGTGCTGCAGCAGTACAGTCACATGCCCTCCTTCAGGGGTATCCAGGATGACTGTCACGTCATCATGGAGCAGCTCGCTCAGCAATTGCGACAGAAATTCAG AGATGGTGGCTCGAGTGCTAAGGATCTCTCTGAATGTGTCGAGCTGCTTTTGCAGTTGGACGAGCCTGCGGAGGAGCTTTGTGACAAATTCCTTAGCCACGCCCAGTCTAGGTTGGAGGTGGACCTCCAGGGATTGGAGGCAGAGCTTAAAGACTCCCCAATTCCTGATACCGGCTTTGCACAAAAACCAGGTCCCGGATCGAATCCTGTCTCTCCTTCATCTACAGCCAATCCGTTCCTCTCTCCTAGTGCCGGAACAGACATTTTGGAGTTCATCGATCGAGGGTGCAATGAGTTTGTTAGTAACGTCTGTTTGGTCATTGCCTCCTATCAAGAATTGTTCATCAACCGCCCGCAGGAGAGCGAGTTGGCGTCAAAGAATATTCCCGAAATGGCTAATGGCAAGCTGCATGTATTTGTTGACACCTTGGCTGCTAGATACTTCTCTTTAGTCGAGCGAAGGATACAGGAAGAGAAAGGGGTGGGGGATAACTCTTTATTAGTGAGAGCTCTGGATCGCTTCCATCGGAGATTGCAGGCCATTTCTAAACTACTTCCAGGGTCAGCAGTGCCCAGCCAAGGAACTGAGATAGTGGTGCGGGCAGCAAGGGAGAGGATCAAACAGTACCTGTCTGCCTTACAAACCTTTTACCATGGTAGCCTTACTGATGTGAGACAGGCTTTGGCTGCCCCACGTTTATCAGTGGGCGGGGCCAGTTCATCAGGAGGTGGAGCTCTTGGAGGAGGGGCTGCAAGTAAAGATGCCCAGCCTAATCTGTCAGAGCTGCTGAGTTCATTGTCTAACTTCATTCTCAATCAGTTAAAGTCTGTATTGGCTTCAGTGCACCTTTTCACAGCGAAGGACATCACTTTCTCCAACAAGCCTTATTTCAAG GGTGAGTTTTGCAGCCAGGGTGTCCGTGAGGGTTTGGTTGTGAGCTTTATTAAGTTCATCTGCCAGTCATCTCGGCAGTACTGTGAAAGTGCAGGTGACCGAGGTGGATCTACCCCTCCTGCTCTTCTCCTGTTACTCTCTCGTCTCTGTCTGGACTTTGAGACATCTACCATCTCCTACATTCTTACACTTACAGATGAACAGTTTCTTGTACAG CACCACACTCCGGTTACTCCAGTTACAGCACTTTGTGCAGAGGCCAGAGAGGCTGCACAAAAATTACTAAACCACTACGTAAAG GTTCAAGGACTAATCATCTCTCAGATGCTGAGGAAAAGCGTGGAAACGAGAGATTGGGTGAACACCATTGAACCTCGAAACGTCCGAGCTGTAATGAAAAGAGTGGTGGAAGATACCACCTCCATCGATGTACAG GTGGGACTGCTTTATGAAGAAGGGGTAAGGAAAGCCCACAGCAGTGACTCCAGCAAACGTACCTTTTCTGTGTACAGCAGCTCAAGACAGCAGATTCGATACGCACCAAGCTACACTCCCAG TGCTCCAATGGACACAAATTTGCTAAGTAACATTCACAAACTGTTTTCTGAGAGAATCGACATCTTTAGCCCAGTGGAGTTCAACAAG GTCTCTGTACTGACTGGCATCATTAAAATAAGTCTGAAAACATTCCTCGAATGCGTTCGTCTGCGTACGTTTGGACGTTACGGACTGCAGCAAATACAGGTGGATTGCCACTATCTGCAGATGTACCTGTGGCGATTTGTGTCAGACGAGAACTTGGTTCACTTTCTGTTGGATGAGATTGTGGGTAGTGCCGCCCACCGTTGCCTGGACCCCTCCCCAATGGAGCAGAGTGTTATAGAGGTCATCTGTGAGAGGGGATAG
- the frmd8 gene encoding FERM domain-containing protein 8 yields MEGDDVDSERSHSQRGSVASSVTRAQDLMVYLANDSAVHLTLESLGCISAQELGRSVREVLNIPNSAIDVFAFWFCSPLLELQLKPKHQPHKLCRQWQDLLYRFTEAPAEDIAQDEPSLLYKRNVFYPKSKELQIEEEGVLKLLYDEAKMNILEGRYPCDPEHWLILGALSCAIELGTGLDDQALTTAIREKKLSSFVPPHVTLGGGGFLSTLRGKGGRNAEMEQNLIKEYHSVSSSSEPVALLRQYLRTCHTLPYYGCAFFMGEIDKPAQGLLHRGGRKAVHVGISLEGVYVMDMKEKHVLLGLKFNELSWDHSYPERDGDSHILWLEFDGEEDGLPVNKLLKIYSKQSQLMTGLIEFCVELRAESGATGTDGVVTPSQAPSGQVDTNETTTERRRGKLRRQSSVVCSRVHSLNTISYVDDGKEIKRLKPKRASSFFTRQAQPPTYSAVQVTESLEQG; encoded by the exons ATGGAGGGAGATGATGTCGACTCTGAACGTTCACATTCCCAGCGCGGAAGTGTGGCTTCTTCAGTCACCAGAG CCCAAGATTTGATGGTGTACCTTGCGAACGACAGTGCAGTGCACTTGACTTTGGAGAGTCTTGGTTGTATAAGCGCTCAGGAGCTTGGCCGCAGTGTCAGAGAGGTTCTCAACATTCCCAACTCTGCCATAGATGTGTTTGCTTTCTGGTTCTGCTCCCCATTGCTTG AGCTGCAGTTAAAGCCAAAACATCAACCTCACAAGCTGTGCCGTCAGTGGCAGGACCTGCTGTACCGCTTCACAGAGGCACCCGCTGAAGACATTGCTCAAG ATGAGCCAAGTCTTCTGTacaaaagaaatgttttttatcCAAAGTCTAAAGAACTTCAG ATTGAAGAAGAAGGAGTATTAAAGCTGCTTTATGACGAGGCCAAGATGAATATCTTGGAGGGTCGATACCCATGTGACCCTGAACACTGGCTAATTTTGGGAGCATTATCTTGTGCTATTGAGCTGGGGACAGGATTAGATGACCAAGCCCTAACAACAGCTATTAG AGAAAAGAAGCTGTCCTCCTTTGTGCCGCCCCACGTCACATTAGGAGGAGGAGGTTTTCTGTCCACATTGAGAGGGAAGGGAGGGCGGAATGCTGAGATGGAACAGAATCTTATTAAGGAGTATCATTCAGTCTCTTCCAGTTCGGAGCCCGTTGCTCTGCTGCGCCAGTACCTCAGGACCTGCCACACCTTGCCTTACTATGG TTGTGCATTCTTCATGGGTGAGATAGACAAGCCAGCCCAGGGCCTGCTTCACAGAGGTGGTCGCAAGGCCGTGCATGTGGGCATCAGTTTGGAAGGCGTGTATGTTATGGATATGAAAGAGAAG CATGTCCTCTTGGGTCTAAAGTTTAACGAGTTGTCCTGGGATCACAGTTACCCAGAAAGAGATGGAGACTCGCATATACTCTGGCTAGAGTTTGATGGGGAGGAGGATGGCTTGCCTGTAAATAAGTTATTAAAGATTTATTCAAAACAG TCTCAGCTGATGACCGGTCTGATTGAGTTCTGTGTGGAGTTACGTGCTGAGTCAGGAGCCACAGGGACTGACGGCGTGGTCACACCCTCCCAAGCACCTTCGGGTCAGGTGGACACCAACGAGACAACCACAGAACGAAGACGGGGGAAACTGCGCAGGCAGAGCAGCGTGGTCTGCAGCCGAGTCCATTCTCTCAACACCATCAGCTATGTTGATGACG GTAAAGAGATCAAGCGTCTGAAACCGAAGAGAGCTTCTTCCTTCTTCACGCGACAGGCACAGCCTCCCACTTACTCTGCCGTTCAGGTGACTGAAAGTTTGGAGCAAGGGTGA